In Blastocatellia bacterium, the following are encoded in one genomic region:
- a CDS encoding response regulator, producing MKQMAILVVEDTPDILDIVSLLLEHEGYTVYRAETCAVAFDLLQKHRIDLIITDLMLPGMTGLEFIHKIRRVANYDFVPVVAMSAFEHKYLTVAAQAGAARILHKPEDLDLLVPTVNQLLQEHDRRVPRSAGATR from the coding sequence ATGAAGCAAATGGCCATCTTGGTTGTAGAGGACACCCCCGACATTCTCGATATCGTCAGCCTGCTGCTGGAGCATGAGGGCTATACGGTCTATCGCGCCGAGACCTGCGCGGTGGCGTTTGACCTGTTACAGAAACATCGCATCGATCTGATCATCACCGATTTGATGTTGCCGGGCATGACCGGCCTGGAGTTCATCCATAAGATCAGGCGAGTGGCGAATTATGATTTTGTGCCGGTCGTCGCCATGTCGGCTTTCGAGCATAAGTACCTGACGGTCGCCGCGCAGGCTGGAGCGGCCCGCATTCTGCACAAGCCGGAAGACCTCGATCTGCTGGTGCCCACTGTCAATCAGCTTCTGCAAGAACATGACCGTCGCGTGCCGCGATCAGCCGGCGCGACGCGCTGA